Proteins encoded within one genomic window of Deltaproteobacteria bacterium IMCC39524:
- a CDS encoding fibronectin type III domain-containing protein yields MKNSIKLLSLCIFLFIATVSQASAQNVTLTWDQNIEPEVVGYNIYYRTDNPTFPFNGTSLSEGASPIAVDDLANTSLPIDLPDDGNVYYFTVTAVTDAGIESSVSNIVASEWIPYLLAPNNNTATDTAVTFVWDLPPENYNISFNLFYGTDKNLDTNAMSVTGHGTLNSNWPQFKLSIALLMALLLLMLMATRAGHTKHAWHPVRVGFCIGIFVLQASCGGSGGGGGVDTAVLVGTDIPGTSVPGTDAPAPAETLFVDVVTDINDTEYQLTELKPDTQYYWKIVAVDNWGNSFESLTKTFKTLSN; encoded by the coding sequence ATGAAAAACTCAATCAAACTGCTTTCCCTGTGCATTTTTTTGTTCATCGCTACAGTCAGCCAGGCCTCTGCACAAAATGTTACCTTGACCTGGGACCAAAACATTGAACCAGAGGTTGTCGGCTATAATATCTATTACCGGACCGACAATCCTACTTTCCCGTTTAACGGTACAAGCCTGTCAGAAGGGGCTTCGCCGATTGCAGTTGACGACTTAGCCAATACCTCTCTGCCGATCGATCTGCCGGATGACGGTAACGTCTACTATTTCACAGTTACGGCCGTTACTGATGCAGGCATTGAAAGTAGTGTCTCGAACATTGTCGCTAGTGAATGGATCCCCTATCTGCTTGCCCCGAATAACAATACTGCCACCGACACGGCAGTTACTTTTGTGTGGGACCTGCCTCCGGAAAACTACAATATCTCTTTTAACCTTTTTTACGGTACGGACAAGAACTTAGATACCAACGCTATGAGTGTTACTGGACACGGCACGTTAAATTCAAATTGGCCACAATTCAAATTGAGCATTGCGTTGCTAATGGCGCTTCTGTTGCTAATGCTAATGGCAACCCGAGCTGGTCACACGAAACACGCTTGGCATCCTGTCCGCGTTGGATTTTGCATAGGAATCTTTGTTCTGCAGGCAAGTTGTGGAGGCAGCGGAGGCGGTGGCGGCGTTGATACCGCGGTTTTAGTTGGCACTGACATACCGGGCACATCAGTACCCGGTACCGATGCACCTGCCCCGGCTGAGACCCTGTTCGTAGATGTCGTCACCGACATCAACGACACTGAGTACCAGCTTACGGAGCTGAAACCCGACACACAGTACTACTGGAAGATTGTTGCCGTCGACAACTGGGGCAATTCTTTCGAGAGTCTCACCAAGACTTTCAAAACCCTGAGTAACTGA